The Gymnogyps californianus isolate 813 chromosome 5, ASM1813914v2, whole genome shotgun sequence DNA segment CAAGGGACCGTGGCACCAGTGATGAGTGAGTGAGGTAGGGAAATGTCTGTCTGTTGAAGATCCCACGGCTGCCTATTTGGCCTGGGACATTTTGTGAACATGGCCTGCTCATGCTTGTCCCCATCTGTCTGTTTGTAAGTGAAGAATAACTTCATGTAATacttattaatttatttgttaattAGAGATCAATTCTCATCCATTTTTGCAAAAGATGTCCCTGGGATGTGCACAAGCTCTCTTCTCTGCACTGGGGAGTGCAAGTACTCTGGCCTAGTCTTCCTTGGCAGCTGGATTCACAATTTTCCCCATGAAGGGGATGCTGTGGGTGGTTTTGTCAACAATCATCATCAGAAAGGGCCTGTTGAATCTgatgtgaggaggaggaggaaactcTGCAGACAATGGTACCAGTTCTATCACGGtcactgcagcagcctctgtgcCGTTCTCACTGACATCCACCTTGGCCTTGTGAATTGCCTGCAAGGGAAGCAAAGATTAAAATCAACGTACAGAAGAGTGAGAAGCAACTGGGGACAAACTTGCTTGCTTTAACACTGTGAgaaggtaatttttaaaagaaagcacagaatgaATGTAGAACTGGTGTGAAAAAGATACTCATGTCCAGCCTTTCCAAGACAAGCAAAGTTTGCTCTGATTCAGGGAGAGTTTTCTTCAACACTCTGGCAGAGTCAAACTTGGCTGCTTGCAGAGATTGAGCAGCATAGAGAATATTTATTGTTCTGTTGTTTCTCAGAGCAAAATTTTGTCCTTAATATTTAACACAGAAGAAGGTTTTCATTGTGTATCAATTTCTGTGtatgcaaaaaaattctttctgcaaaGACACAATAGTGACAAGCTTTATAGGGTGTCTTTCTGTAACACAGCCCACTGATATGACTTGACTTTACAGGGCTTTCTATAGTAGGTATAGCAAATTCATATTTCTAAATTCACATGATCTTATTTCATTGTCTTTGGTCAGCCCtccatgttttttcttcattgtccATAACGCATCTGAAAATTCCTCTGATGAGGTCCTGCTACCCTTCCTCTATTCACTTGTCCTATATCTGTAATCCAGGTGTTTACACATGTAATAATTCAGTGTGAGGAATCacaaaatcattaaataatATAGGTTGGAAGGACCTCTAGAGGTCTTCCAATGCAATCAACCACCCTACGCTGAGTCATCTCTGACACTAGGTAAGGTTGCTCAGGATCTCCATTCAGTCAGGATTTGAGTATTTCCAAGGGTGGAAATTTCATAGCCTCTCTAAGTAACCCATTCAAGTTTTTGATCACCCTCatgttgaatttttttcataatatctGATGAGAATTTCCCATTTTCTATCTTGTGTgcattgtctcttgtcctgtcactgtgcACCTGCAAGACGAGCCTGGTTCCGTCTTCTCTGCACCCTCCTGATAGGTATCTGTAGACAGCTCTAAGAACGCCCCTTCACCTTCCCTTCTCCTGGCTGTACAACTCCAggtctcccagcctctcctcatacaTTCTGTACTCCAGTCATGCAGCCATCTTGCTCACCCTCCACTGGACTTGCTCTGTTCCAGTATGTCCACATCTCCCTTGCACTGGGGAGCTgcaaactggatgcagtactccagagGTGGTCTCACAAGTGCAGAACAGAAGGGAAGGATCATTTCCTACATGACACAAGGCATATATTCCCTGGGACACTAGGGAAATCACTTAACTTGTCTGTGGGCCAGTTTCTTGTTTGTGAAATGGGGCTATCTCTGTCCCACAAGTCTGTTGTCCATATAAATTCTGAGGTGCTCAGACAATGCAGTAATGAAAGGTGTATACATAGGATAAGAACGACTATTCCCAAACTTATGTCATAACTATGACTCTTGTCAtgcattaattattttacaCCAGCTTTTTGTGAAATTATTCCTGTTATTCTTTCCAgatctattttcttcttcagagacTTTCAAGTGAATTTGCAGGATCACTATGCAGTAAAcaatttaatattaaactgtAGGAACAACAGCCATTTAGTCCCTaaccttctccttcctttattACCATCAGTGAGCCATGACTACACTCCAGAAGTGGGATCAGCCTATTTGCAGAGATAAAACCCACATGTAAGCAAGGCAGACAAATCTCTTGACTACCATCTCTGTTTGCATACTTACTTTGGAAACCTTCAGAAGAGTTTCTTCTGCCACTCCAGAGAGATCAGCCTGGTCACTGAACACCTCTGTCACACCCATTTTCTCAAACAAGCTCTTAACATCATAGGAGCCGGAGATGGAGAATTTTGGAAGGTCCaggtagatttttcttttcaaaaataaacaaaaaatgtgaGTTTGTTATTGCAAGATCCCTCGATGCAATAGCAGTTGCAGGTATGCACCCATCCCAAATACCCGTGGAGCTAAGGCTTGGCTTTCTAAGACAGTGATAAATCCCATGTTAGAGAAGCAGAAATTGAGGTATCTGTCCCACCCAGCCACAGTCTGATCAGTGGTGCAGGGACACAGTGCTGATTTATGAAAGTGACTGGCTGGAAAGTATCATCCagactggaagaaaaggaaattgtattttcttttgaaagcaattCTTCCTATTTGAGGCAGGCTCCTGAGGGCAATGTACCTGTGTGCAGGATCCTCGCAGCTGGTAGCACTCCCACTGCTGTGACTAGGGGAGCTGAGGATAGGGCTCCCCTTAAGTACGAAATCGCTCGATACCTTGTCTGATTTAAGGAAACTATGCTTATTCCTCAGAGCTGTGCTTAGCAACTCATTGTGGCATCCTAAGCTTTAGTTTGCCTGGATGAGTAGTTATGGCCTTTTTGATatttaaacaaagcaacagTTAAAAGATTACCTTTTTTCAAGTGATTGCATCCAGTTAGACACTGTTTCTTTTAGCAGAGCATCCTCCACCTGCTTCATTGTCCCTTCATCAGGCAGAACAAACAATGCAGCAGCATTTCCTTTGTATGGGATTTCTACTACCCAGCAAGACAACTTCTCATCCCTATGGATATTAAAGACTTTGTTTTGATGCATCATTTTGACTTTAACAGAATTCTTGGCATCCAACAAGAAGTCCTCGTCTCTGGTGGCCAAATTGTTGAAAGGTTTTTCCCAGTAGCCTTTTGACAAAAGAATGAGTATAGAAttgaataaactgaaaaagagactAATAAAGGCATGTCACATTAGTTGATgcttaaaatactgtatttgaaCTGTAAAGGCAACAACAAGCCTATCTCAGTTTAAGGATGCTTGTTCCCTGGCCATGAAAAGAAGTTTTACGTCATTTCAATGGTTCtaataaaaatcacacaagaaaaatataggCTGAGAGTTGCCATGAAAAAGCCCTGAGCCTTTGCCTGCTAAGGCCGTGGTAAAACTTCCACAGACTCCCACTATACAGGCTCGAGGCTTATTCCTTTCATACAGGTGTCATCTGTGTTTGACCATGTCCTGCACAGCCAAACACCTGTGCCTTTCAACAAATGATCGCAAGGTCCCAAGCTCTTCccttctgaatattttcagctCTGAACCTGGCTTAAAATTGATACGACATTGATCAGTACTTctacagattcttttttttttctttttttttttttttactcgTCTAGAAAATGATTCTTCATACCTggctttcaaatatttccttatgtcatttaaaagtagaaagacatattttaaattagGTGATAGAATAGATTCACAATGTCAAAAAAGTTATGTTTCTTAGATCTGGATAAGACTTCCAGAGCTTATGTGTATAACTGCTACCCACGTTTGTCACtcacctttaaagaaaatgtagttaACCAGAACCATCACAGTGTCTGGATCAAGACTATCGAGTAAACCAACAATTTTCCCATGGGTTTTTGTTTCTATGTAGTTATTGATTTCCTTTATAGCCTCTGGAGAATTCTGGAAGTTACTAGAAATAGgttcagaataataaaaatttgtGGCATCATCCAAAAATTTTTGGAGCAGTTTCAGTTGATCATCTATGAACAGGGCATTGCCCATGCTCAACTGGACTTCTCGGTGAGGGTCATTCAGCAGCTGGAGGACACGCTGAAACCCCTCATGGATCTCCTGCTCCTCCATCTCTGTCAGGTTGAAGGCGAGGCCTTTGTACAGCTGACTGAGTGTGTTTGATCTGGCCCCCAGGGAGAGCATTGCAAAGGCAGTGGAGATGCtcaaaggagagaagaaaatgttcttgttGCCTGCCTGCTCTCTGACCTGCTTGTAAAACCTAAATGCAAAGTCAGCGTTGCCGGGGGCTATCTTGACATGAGCCAAGTTTTCACCTTCAGCCTGGGAATGGTCTTCAGGGGAATGGGCTACTTTTTGTTCCTGATGTTCATCATTGAGGTTGGACGTATATAGACTCTGGACTTGAAGTCCAAGAAGcaacaaacacaaatacaatgcagacttcattttccttctgaacaGTTCTGttaagaaagaataaagcaaCTTTTAGATCTAGAGAATTTTATCTTTCCTGcataaaaacagtttttgtaTTCTAGATACTGATTTTCAGATGTCAGTCTTTAGGATTACTGCTCTATTTAGAAATACTCTTCTACTTGACCTCCTGGATAATCTATTTCTAGTCAGTTCTGTCAGTTTCTGACCAATgagcaaaggaaggaagatatTAATGTGACATCACCAGGAAACAATTGATGTTGTGTAGGCTTTTTTGAGGTATTACACTTGAAATAATTCTTGCCTCTGACCAGCATGGCCTCATTACACTCCTAAGTGCCTTTGGGTGCACGGCTGAGTTCACCTATTGGCCCCCATGTATTTCATAAGTACTTCGGCAGAGGGACCACCTTTTGTGGATATGTTTCTGTGGTGCCCATGGTCTTGTTATGACTTGGGTTTTGAAGCACTGCAGTGATGCAGAGATAATATGTCAGTTATAGCTGTGAATAAAATCCATCTAAATGCTCACCCCTTAAACTGTTTATATATTTCTGCCTCTTGTGTAGCAGCTCTGAACTCAAGAACtatattatttcaaaacattacCTTAAATGTTTTAGCAAATTGAGGATAAATTGAGAAAGTTTATTAACTCTCTCTATTGCACATAAACTATCCATAAGGTTGCAAAGCCCAAGACTCGAAAGCTTAAGAAAAGCTATAGTGGAATCTGCCTTGCTGTGTATGTGCAATTCGATgaccttttctcttcctttaacTGACATACATAAGCAAATTCTGCATAATCCCACAGTCTCTCTTCTGCCCTTTTCAGGGGAAGAACCATGAAATATACTGGAGAAGAATGTTCTCCATAGCGTGCCTCACCTAAATTATCTCAAATGACAGAAACTCAAAAACATGAAGTAGGCAGTGGCCTGCAGGAAAATAGAGATGATCTGAGTGTTGTTCATAGCAGCCGTATACTTATTCTGGAGCATGGGATTCTGACCCAGGGTCTGCCTCAGGCTGTGTGTCTAATGCCAGGTTTAGGTCTTACATCAAACGTTTTATGGGGAGTTGTTAACTCTGGGTTCCCCCTATTCTGGCTGCCCAGTATGAAACACTGGAGATATAAGCTGCCTAAATGCTGAGTACGGGAGCTGTGCTCAGCATGTctaaaatgctgaataaaaacatcaactctgaaaaaaaaaggcattctaAATGGAGGTAATTAATTTTGGTCTGGTAAGTACTCTTTTCATAATTCCCCGAATCTGCTTTTGAGAGAGACTAATTTCTCTTCCAGGCCACTTGGCTGCAAGTAGCCTAGTCTTTAAGCACACTGGAGGTATAGGGATGCTACTCTCATTAGCCCTGCATCAGCCTGGAGCAGTCAGGACATTGAGATTGCAACTAAATTTACTCCTCTGGGAGCAGAGACAAGGTTTTGTTCTTCACCTTGATATTGACTGTTGAGTACTCATTTTGGACCTCATCTCCCAGTCATCCTGCCACTATAGCTAGGAGATGGATCACGGACTGAATCCTGCTTCCAACATTTAGAACATGCTTCCAGaagctaaaataatttccaattactgcacaaaataaattcatCTCAGAATTAAATATTGTGCAACAAATGGCAGAGATCACAGACAACGTGAATTCAAAGACTTCTAAGAAAGTATAATGTGGTACTTACAGTGCTGGACCTCTCTTTCACAGTGTTTCTTCCCTATTCTTCAGTTTGCTGGGTAGTATTAAGTTAATGGTGTCCACTGGTAAATATTAAACAGAGCAAATAAGActtatttgcaaagcaaagactgagtaagctatttttttctggacatCAAACATTATGAGTCTATTTTCCCATCATACAGGCAGAATGATGCCAGCACCCAGGGCTctgaggggagagaaagagcaggGACCTTGCTACTCTTGGGCTTGAATTAAACTGTGGACAAAAGAGCTTTGCAAGGTAGTCTGGCATAACCGTGGTAAATGAGctttagaaaacagaatattagAAGAACTGGAAACCTAAGATAGGGCCAAAGCGATGTCTGTGTATAAAAATGATGCTGTGTCCCACAACTCTCTGCATGCGATATCCTGCATGCTGCAGGTATGACCTAACTGGCATTATTTGAAGGGCTCATTAAATTATTAGATAAAGGATAGTCAAGGGCACTGGTTAGCTCTTTGAGAGACCTTTGATGAGTATTTTAGAAACTACTACAGTGAAAAGCAAAGTATTAGCATGGCTTGAAAAATAgccaaaatcagaaaagaaatgaaagaatgaaatggGCAATGTTTGCCATGGCAAAATGTTagctggggagaagagaggagatcTTCTTAACCCCTTGCTACATACACATAGGGTAGGCATGATTTATATACATACTATATGTGACTTACTTACACTGGGATCCCTCTCAGAGGGAGCTGAGAGAAACAGGCACAATTTAGCTATTTAGAAGGTTATTTAAGGATGAGATTCATGGCACTCATCCTAATTAGCAATGACTAATAATTTCCATTGAATGTACATGATTTCACCCCAGGTAAATCTACAGTTTATCTACACATAGGAATCTACCCACCGTAGTTATTACTATGTAACTACTATCTCTTACAAAATAGAGGCAGAGTTGGTCAGAACGTATTTCcatgagaggtttttttcatcGTGTGTGCAAGTACCCAGAAAGTTCATTGCTGTATTATGTAAAATGACCAGGGTTCAGCAGGAGCAAGTATGCTGTTGCTTAACTCTAGCAAAGACAAGCTATTTTTCTCAAGTCTAGGCCTGCCTACATAGATAGCACGAATCTTTCAGCCCAGCCCTAATGCTTGGCTAACCATCTGAAGGATGCTACTGTTTTCAGGGAGGAACTGCTGGGAACAGCAGAGCTTCTGCAGTGattcctctgttttctcccaGGTCATGCAGCAGCACTCAGTGTGTCAGGGAGAGAGTGGACAGTTGTTGCTGTCCCTGCTCACCACTCCCAGGCACCAGCTCCTCTGACCCTGGCCTAAGTCTCTTCCTAGGCAAGATTAAGACCAGCAGTTACATCAGACACACAAATGACCATTTTTGTCCGCAAACTTCAAAGCAATCAGCTTCTCAGCAATTCCAAATAGATCAGCATGGTTAATGAATGCATCAGTCACACCTAGTCCTTTGAAAATCTCCCTCAGGTCATAGGTGCCAGAAATAGAGGCTCTTGGAAAACACAAATCTCTCCTGTTGAATGCAATGGAAAATGAGGGTTAATCACCACACGTGGGTATCACTGGCATACTTGCCAGATGGCAGCATCTGTGAGAGCCCAGGGAGGGGAAAGCAGTTTGTTACTTCTCTGCACATTCCCGTTGGTGCAAATAGCTGTGTCCCCAGAACAGATATCACTGTGAAATGTGAGGCTACACTGGAAAGTTTGTGCAGAGTTTTGCAGCAAGGAGATCCATCCAGGGGAATTTCACAGAGGAGGGTATGGAGCTCCTGGATGCCTCTAGATAAGCAGTGACTGGGACAGAGGGACTCCTGCTCCAGGAGCCAGGGTAGTCATACAAAGGACTGACAGACGTGCTTTTCCCATTGGCCTGATAATGGTCTATATGGAAGGAATCAAGGAATAATTTAGTTATCTCTTTCCCTACTTTTTGCCAGTGACTCTGCTCAGTTATGCAATACGTCTTGGTTCCTCCTTACAGGAGGAGTTTCATCCCATATCATTaactttttcctgttgctgcttGGTCGTCAGATTATTATATGCCAGCTTTGCAAGTTACATTTCTGGGTTTTCCAGGGCAAAGGATTTCTGGCTGTGGAAACAAAACATCAGCAAGATGATAAGGATTGAGCAAGAGAAATGTGCGCTGTGTATGATAAATCCTCATGCAGCCATTTCTTGTTGCCTTATAAAGATGTATCACGCAAGATCTGTCTGCAAAAGTTCATATAAATAAACTTCTTGACATAAATAACTCCATTAAAATCAGGAGATTGGCATAATTGCAAAATGGCTGTAACTAGAATAAAAATCAAgtcctctctgtatttttatctgtttcagtAAAGGGCATTCCAACTATGATTTCC contains these protein-coding regions:
- the LOC127016846 gene encoding alpha-1-antitrypsin-like; translation: MKSALYLCLLLLGLQVQSLYTSNLNDEHQEQKVAHSPEDHSQAEGENLAHVKIAPGNADFAFRFYKQVREQAGNKNIFFSPLSISTAFAMLSLGARSNTLSQLYKGLAFNLTEMEEQEIHEGFQRVLQLLNDPHREVQLSMGNALFIDDQLKLLQKFLDDATNFYYSEPISSNFQNSPEAIKEINNYIETKTHGKIVGLLDSLDPDTVMVLVNYIFFKGYWEKPFNNLATRDEDFLLDAKNSVKVKMMHQNKVFNIHRDEKLSCWVVEIPYKGNAAALFVLPDEGTMKQVEDALLKETVSNWMQSLEKRKIYLDLPKFSISGSYDVKSLFEKMGVTEVFSDQADLSGVAEETLLKVSKAIHKAKVDVSENGTEAAAVTVIELVPLSAEFPPPPHIRFNRPFLMMIVDKTTHSIPFMGKIVNPAAKED